A window of Magnolia sinica isolate HGM2019 chromosome 13, MsV1, whole genome shotgun sequence genomic DNA:
ATGTTGGATGGTCTTGGACTTTTAAACGCACACCACATGTGCCCTGCAGTGCTGGACTTCACTTCTTAGGAAAGATATGCCATGGGCACTTTGGTCATATTATCCTTGAAAACATCGTCTTTTGGACTTCAAATCAGTGgaggcattatatatatatatatatatatatatatatatatatattgtaaaatcAGAGTTACTGGGGAATTTGCTGCGAAAGAATCTTTCACTGATTAAGATCACAAGCTATTTGCAGCTTATTGTTGAAGTTGAGCAGGTTATTTACCTTGATTTGGTTTTATTGGAGGTTGTGTATCGTGAGAGGTCCAATCCCATGGTATCTAGATTcgtaaaaccaaacctaaactgcTTTGCACGTTTGCAAGTCTGCACTCGGGCTTCTCTTGGCGGAGCCACCTACTCTTGACTTTTAGCTTTGAATTGCACATTTTCAGTTTATTCAATAAGAATTACAAGAATTAACTATGACTTCGTGCTTTGATTTTCGTAGCAATGAAATAGGGCACAAATTGCAATTATCCTCCTAAGTTTGTCTTGAAAGTAATGTAATGTCTTCAAATTTGCCTAGATGACTGCCTGTGCTTTCATGGCCCACTGATTTCGACAGCCATTTATGGTGGTGATCGGATTTGACACCTTCATCTGCTTAGTCAAACTCCACAACTACTCTAACCACACAATAAATCATGACCCACCAACTCCTAACCATGCTGGACATGCGAATTTAAATCAAGATCAGCATCCCCCCTCCAAGTGTCATCTACACTCTAGGAGCTCCTTTATTCTTCTTCTGATAAAAAGGAGGTTAGATCAATATAttctatttataataaaagatTAATTTCTTGACCTGCTTGGTCAACCTGCTGAGCCTGAGTTGATCCAATCTGATTTTAAGCAGGTCTAAGTAGGATGGAATGTATTACACTTGGATGAACTTAGATGCACTTGACATTATATACTTAATGCGCTTGGACAGATTTAAATGCACTTGAATGCACTCAAGACTAATATataaagttttgtattggttCCACCTAAAAAACAATGAAAGAAAggaggaaataaagaaagaaaaaactgcCATTCCTATTCCTGAGTGAAGCAGTCAAATTTGAATGGATTGTCCCAATCGCTTCTTCTTAGAAAGCCCCTCCGACTGCAATCATATGTTTGCAAGGGGTGGCAGCCCCACCAAGTAGACGATCTATGTAACTTTTGTATGTGCCCCATCCAGTCTGGAGACACTGGATGAACAGTTTCCATAACTATCAGTGCAATGTACATTATCGAGAAATGAAAGCCTATACGCACATGATGTTGCGATGGCTGATACTCTGATGTTGAAATGACTGGGATAATGGGGAAAGGGGAGttattttgatactctggtgttgagatggttgatatgcaagcacttagaaattataGACACATGGTATATATTGACTTGTATTAAACCATCTAAAATGGCAATACCAACTGCTGGTGTGGCAGATAAGAGTATGTTTTTACTGCTGAAAATGCACTGCCCTACTCTCACCTGCAGATAACCTATAAGCAATTAgttttaaaaaacaaatatcttaaTGCTTACTTGTAAATTTCCATGCATCAAAACTAAAGGAATACATAATAGTTACTTATCTTTAAATAGACCCACGCTTCTCTGAGGTCAACTTGAGTTGAACCTGCTAAAAAATCAATCCTTGTTTATCAACCACACATTGTGTAATGAAATTCAATTTTTCTCATTTGTTTATAAAATACTTTGATTCATGATTCTTCCCCCAACTAATAAAGAGATCTTCACAGAATTGCCACGTATGAAATTAAGTACAATTTTGccaaaaaataagagaaaagagctTGGTTGGTTTCTCAAAAAGAGATTTATTCAACATCCTCAAATTCAATTATTTAAATAGTTGTCATagcttcttattttttttaaaaaaccctcCAATTCCATTGGTCTATACATATAATTTAGCTTGAATTGggtaataataattaaattctACTTTTGGAGAGTATCATAAAAGATTTGAGAATCGACAATATCTAATTTTGAACATTTACAGTAGTTTTAGGCCCGGTTTGGCcaattgcattaggtggaattaaggtggatgaaattataaaagttataataaatgtatgtgtaaggtattgtctttGCACCAGGTGTATCCCATGTTTCATAATATTAAGTTTAGAATGAATGCACTAAAAAATAAATCCCatgatttattttcaaattagaATTGGTGGAGCAAAATCCATAGTAAGTGAGAgtagtaatcccatctcacactctaCAACACAAGGCTCATATCCCAAAGcttacaaagttaattttaatcctaTCTCACACTCCTTTCAAACGTGCCATTTGGAATTTCAAGGTGAGATTAGTAATTAATCTCATTTTAAAGTTTGCATTCTGGTGCTCCAAACAGTGGCCAAGCAAATTTGTAGTCTTGATGACGTCTCTTGGTGCAGGATGCCGACTGGCCACGGACACTGCCATGGCAACTTGGCTATTAGACAgtgttctatgggcccaccatgatgcatgtattttattgcCGTTTATCTATTTTCACCACACTCTATGGGCAAGTGCTCTATGGTCTCTTTGAAGTTTTtaagggtaggcgttcaatcaccactgtttcttgtgatatggTCTACCTTAAATTTGGATCTGGCTCACACCATAAATTGAGAtggttaaatggatggacggaggggataaaaCACGTATGCCATGGTCTGGCCCACGAGCACCATCCAGTAGCGAGTCCCTGCTGGCGGTGTCGGTAGGCAATCCTCGACCCTTGCTAAATGATCCTAAAAAGGCACAAGGGAAGCAGTTAATCGGGGCCGTTCATCAAGCAGATCACATTTTGTGGGTGGCATAAATCAAGAAACCACACTTACCAAATAATCGGATGCGTCAGATATTTGCACACCTCCACTGTGGAGATACGGTGAGCATATAAGTATCAGATGTATGCTCATTTGACCGTCCATCAGGCAGATCAGACTTTTGTACTGGAATCagatgcacctgatggacggatctgATGCATGTTTGTCCTCCACGTGTCAGGCTAGCGCTCTCCCTTTCAGTGACCAAGTTACCCTTAGAGAGGACCTTAGAGAGGACTGACTGATGGATAATTTTCCCTAAAAAAGTTCAGGGATAGAACTGGAAAAAAGGGAAACGGCGGGGATGCCGCTAGTAAAAGCTCCTCTCTGGAGGCAAGACTgcaaaatgaaaagagagaactgCGACGGACGGGCTAAAAGGGGCATGCAAAAGCGCGGATATGGGAATGGCAATCTTCTAAGCTTGGAAAATGCAATTCCAGAGCTGTAAAAGCATCGAATCTTCTTTTTAGCCCTTTTCCAGCTCTGGATTTCTGAAATTTtgttgaggagagagagagagggggtcgATCACATGGCTTCTACTCCTCATCAGACTCAGATTCCTCTCCCTTCCCAGTCAGGTATATGCATAtgaatttctcttttctctttcctttgtCTCCTCTCCCTTCTCGATCAGGTATATGCATAtgcatctctcttttctttttcttttgtcttaTTTGTTGGATTCAACTGCAAAAAAGACGTGATTTCTTCTGATATGTCCTTGTTTAGTTTTGATTATTATCGGTTTCTGAACTTGGGTCTTGTTGACTGGGGGAATCTTTGCTTGTATTGGGTATTAGGAGTTGggttattttggattttttgtgTTGGTTTTGGAGTCGGGATTGAAAGTTTTAAGCTTTTGAGATGTGGGTCTTGTTCCTTATTGGCATTTGAGCATGTCATCGGGTTGGGaattggattttgtgattgttGTGTTGTTTTTGGAGGTGACTTTTCTAAGTCTTTGTTGAATTTTGATGATTTTGGATGTGGGTCTTGTTATTGATTGACATTTGAACTTGTTTTGAGGTCTGTAAGTTGGATTTTGGGATCAGTTGATTGGTTTTGGAGGTGGGTTTTCTTTTATCTTATTGAATTTGAAAGATTTTGTATGTGGGTCTAGTTGCTGATTGTCAGTTCAGCTTGTTGTTGGACCTGGAAATTGTTCCTTTTGGATGTGGGCTtttctcgattttttttttcccttcttcttcttcttcttcttttttaattaattaatttatatatttaggTCTGCATGATATTTTCTATTGCTCATGGATTTAAATGGGTTGGTAGATACCATATCTGAAAACTTTCTCGTGTACATGAAAGGACTAGTGTCTGCATGCATGCATTTTTATGTCGGAcatgattatggaattgcatggTTGAACATGCACTCCTGCCTGCGTGCTTGTACTCATTTTTAATTAGTGGATGATTATGGAATTATGCTGCTGAATTCTGCATTGCATGTGATGTATTGGcttttctagcttttgatttatttcagttgtttcatttcttcttctagtTCATCTTTCTGTCTGTTCTGTTTTCCTCCTAATCATGCAGTGATCTTTTTTTCAGTGCAAATGTTTCTTGTCAAGAATCTAATTTTGGTTTGCATGCtttattttgtaattttccaGGAGGCAAAGAACCAGATCTTGATACCAAGTTGTCGCTTGTTCCCATCTGTATTGTCACTGATGCATCTCAACTCCCACCTGAGTTTCTGGAGCCCTCTGTTGAAAGGCAGTTGGTCATTGGTTTTGATTGCGAGGGTGTTGATCTTTGTCGACATGGAGCTCTGTGCATCATGCAGGTAACTAGTTTTATCTTTTAACTATTTTTTAACTCATACATTTGATTTTTCCATTCTATATGGGAAAAAAACATGCATTGCTTTTCAGTGTATCTGTAACCTCAGGTTTGAATATTGaagttattttttgtttttggttaaattactaaagaaataaatcaagcgatatctcatatatatattttttccttatACGATGCTAAATACATATGCACGTATTAACTTTAACGACATGAGCGCACAAACATGCACTTTTAAAGGGGTAATGTTTGTTGTAAATGTCAATGTCTTTGTTGCTTATGTTTCTGTGGACCCTTTCATCTTTCCTGCTGTTTCATCTGGTGCATAAGTCCTTCCTTTCTCTGCTTTTGGAAATAAAAGAATAAATGAGGGTCATATAACCTTTATTGTATGTGAAGGGTTCCCAAGAGACCTATAGAGGCTTCTATTTCTATGCCCTTGCAATACAGTTTCTATCATTTtgagcaaggtattccgtaatggtaatgtTGGCCGTATCGGcgaccactgttacctttattaTATGGGCTGTGATGGTGCACCCCTTAAATAGCCGTTAtagtctctctctgtctctgtctctctctcaaatcgaaaaaatctgaaaaacctaTATCGGCCCTGTAATGGACTGTTACGGCATTTACGAGGGGGCACAACGAGCCATTACGGggcctgtaacggccgttacgggtactcttttttttttttcttttcattttctgtaacggccattacgaccacataacgtgtaatggttgccaccgttacctttacgtaacggcctttacggcctcGTAATGGCCGTTGTGGCACACCATGATTCTGAGCAAATATTTGAAGATTCCCGTGCAGAGAGATTGCAGACGTGTCTCTGTTTCATTTGAAAATCAATAATTTCTTAGTCCATCATAGACAATTCTATGTCAACGAGACCTAGCTAATAGAATTCCTCATGGAATCATTTCTGTATCTGCAAGCCCATGAGTTATTCTATGTTTCTGTTTCTACTCTTATTCAGTATTTCATCATGGAAGTCCCAAGCTATTTCTTTGATGCTTGGTGAAAATGCTCCTCTAATTGTACTGAATTGAAATTAATTTTCGGGACACAGCCTTATAATTCTGTTAATGTTGTCGCACAAGAACTACAGATCACCTATTTCTTGATTTCTGATTCTGTATCCAAGAGGCATGTGTGGGTCTATAATGTGTTTCGTGCATGCCCATCTCCTCTTTGGAATTTCTGTTGCATGTCCTTTCAATCATATTTACTTGTTACTGCTTACTACAACCTAATCTCTTTTGCTTCTGTCTTTGGCAGCTTGCGTTCCCGGATGCCGTTTATTTGGTTGATGCTATTCAAGGTGGGAAGGTGCTTATGCAAGCCTGTAAGCCTGCACTTGAGTCTAGTTACATCACAAAAGTTGTTCATGATTGCAAacgggatagtgaggtctctaaTTGATTTTAGTTGTTTTGTCATTCCTGCATGTTTGATTAGAATATTGCCATCTGTTTTAAACATTCTTGTTTATTAATCATATTCTGCAGGCATTGTATTTTCAATTTGGGATCAAGTTGAACAATGTTATAGACACCCAGGTAAGCGCCAATTATTTCTTCGATAAGTTTGTATCCTTTCTGCTTAATCTGCATCATAAATGCAGAACTCTTAACAAATGCTGCAGACTGTATTGTCATGCAGCATAGTTAAATAAAAAACATCATGGAGAGCTCATGTGGGACAAATGCTACTTATATGTTTTGTAATTTaaactattgtttttttttttttttaaattttaaattttaaatttttattttaaagttcCAGTTCTAACTCTCTGTATGTTATCCTGTTATTTCTTTCTGTTCAAGTTATAGAGGACAGTCTTCTTTCTTAAGGTTTCCTTTGGATGTAGCACCAAATTTTAGTTGGTAGGGCTTTTGAACCAACGATGTGTGCTGTGTGGTTGGGGCAGCACGGAGAACAGAACCCCATTAACTGGGCATCCGTTTTCCCTCCTCTTCCACTCACACAACCTCTGTAGTTGATGATGAAATTTGTCTGACCCAGAAGTGGCACTCAGGAGTGTGAGGACTTTTCACCCAATGCTCTTTGATGGTCTAAATGTTTTCTTTGCGCAGATTGCATATTCTCTGATAGAGGAGCAAGAGGGAAGAAAACGATCACCTGATGACTATATATCTTTTGTTGGCCTCCTTGCAGATCCACGCTATTGTGGTACTACTACTAGACTGTGACCATCCTTGGGTTTCGTGTTTCTGGGCATtggactttttatttatttatttatcagtaGGCATTcgactttttccttttttgatcGGAAGTCATTAGACTTTTATTTCATTTAATTTTAATACAAGTCAGTGGGAGAAAATCATGGATCAATGTGACAATGGTTGAATTCTTCTTTAGCATTATCCAATAATCACATATTAATTTTCATGACATTATGCTGCAACTGCTTCTAGTTTTCATTTCTTCTATGTTGTTATGTCATATGTTAATCATCACTGCATGATAGATTTTGAAATCACTCTTTATGTTTGAGTTTTTTACACTGGTTGAGTCATCTTTGTAGAATGAGGACAATTAAGCAGAAGCAGATGATAAACTAACATATTGAACAAAACTGAATAATTTTAATCCAtaaattcattttttgaatagtggAAGGTTGACATTCGTGGGGTTGATCTCTGCTTAGATGAACAGTGCATGGATGACTGGAATAGAGATCTGGGAAGTTTAGGACGATGCAAGCAGCCATTCTGCACTTTTAAGAAGCTAGAAGTGGAGCAGGAGCGAGAATGGTAGCACAAGACTGGCGGTGCTGAAGGCTATACATGTGTAAAGGGAGTGTTGGTATGTACGTCTAGTATTGATAAATTCATAATATAGAACCTAGCAACATATAATTATTTAAAATTAACATCAATCCTAATATTATGTAGTTCTTGCAGTTGCAATTACTATTGGATTTGTTAAGGGTTCCTTCTAAGAACATGTATGATGTTCATATGCTCAAGGCTGAAAGAATGACGCTTTATAGCATTGTTAAGCTTTTTCCAATGGTAACTGAAAATTTATTGTTGCAAAAACACAAGAAACCCGAACAAAAAGTTACAAGATGACGAAAAATCATCTCAAAGTGCCAACTCAAAAGAGAACAAAACCAACCCTGCAGAAAAGAAAAGCAGACCAACTAATTGGAAACCCCCCAATTACAAAAGGCTCCTGAGAAGAGACCAACATAACAATTCCCATCATTGAAGACAGTGCTAAGGAAAGCTATCTCCAAAACCATAATTTGGATCTTCCTTTTTCGACTAACCATTGAAGTGGATTTGTcatcaaagattttcaaaaatctctcAAGAAAAAAAGACCAACACAATAATTCCCATACTTGAAGGCTTGCAATGGAACGCTCACTCCAAAACTATAGATTGGATCTCCCTTTTTAGACTAACCATTGAAGTGGAtttgtcatttaaaaaaattcaaattagaGACGACTGACATTCTCCTCCACCTTCCTTCACATGATGTACATTCAGATTCATAATGTTCCTCCTCTAGATTAGCAATTGTGTGAATCTTTTTAGCCATGGTGATCCAAACGAGTGCTTGCACTCTTGGGGAAGAATTTCCAAACCATAGCCATGGAGAAGGGTGGCCGCTTCTCTACAACATAGATTTTCaaagagatttggaggagaacTTGCAATTCTTTGACCAAGATCACACCCTTCTATCTTCCTCAACTGgattgatttttgaattttaacGTAACCCCATTAgagtacaaaagtttttgatctcttcttccctAGGATACCACCAAGTGATAACATTCTAAGATATTGTTCCTTTATCAACATCCTTAGCCTCTTTGCACATGGACAAGCCATACAAAGAAGAAAACATCTCAAGAGTTTCGACAACTCACATATCATGCCAAAACTTCACCCTTACCCACTAAGAATCCAGCTCCCTTCTTGGAAGACTTGCTAGCCCTTACAAAATAATTGTGATTTCCTTCGTTGAATGGATGGCCGAATACTCAAATATCTCTCCACACATCCTACCCTCCTTTCCTAGGAATAATACTTTGAAACGACGCACCTTTAGAAACATCTTACTTGCAACAAATGGCATTTTAGTGGAATGTATGGAGAAATTTTCATTAGCTTTTCAAAGAGGTTTGCCGAGGCCAGaatccaatcattttggaaatggAAGAGGAGGATTGGGGGCCGTGTCCTTTTAGATCTGAGCTTGCTTAGTTGGAAGCGGAGGACTTCTCGGAGAGGGTGAAAGAATGGTGGTCTTCCATTTCAATTCAAGGCAAGGCTGGTTTTTCCCTCTTTCAGAAGTTAAAGTTGTTAAA
This region includes:
- the LOC131222804 gene encoding uncharacterized protein LOC131222804 isoform X1, which produces MSLFSFDYYRFLNLGLVDWGNLCLYWVLGVGLFWIFCVGFGVGIESFKLLRCGSCSLLAFEHVIGLGIGFCDCCVVFGGGKEPDLDTKLSLVPICIVTDASQLPPEFLEPSVERQLVIGFDCEGVDLCRHGALCIMQLAFPDAVYLVDAIQGGKVLMQACKPALESSYITKVVHDCKRDSEALYFQFGIKLNNVIDTQIAYSLIEEQEGRKRSPDDYISFVGLLADPRYCGISYIEKQEVRVLLRQDPGFWMYRPLSDLMVRAAADDVRFLLYIYHKMMEKLNQRSLWLLAVRGSLYCRCFCISDNEHADWPSLPPIPDNLIAEGDIPEEEILSVLDVPSGKMGLVIGRRGASIMAVKESCNAEILIGGAKGPPDKVFIVGPVKQVRKAEAILRGRMLEMY